The Acidobacteriota bacterium genome contains the following window.
CCAGGAAGAGGAACATCCCCAGGCCCTGGAACAGGGCCTGCAGCCACTGGCTGGTGATCGCCGAGTACTGCCCGCCGAGCATGCTGTAGGCCAGCACCACGCCGGCTCCCAGCAGCACTCCGCTGGCCGTGTCCAGGCCGAAAGCCGCCCGCAGCAGGGTGCCGAGGGCCAGGAACTGCAGGCCGGTGATGAAGGCCGGCCGCAGGTAGGTCAGCACCAGGGCCGGCCCGCGCATCCCCGGCCCGAAGCGCCAGACGAGGAAATCGGCCAGGGTGAATGCCCCGTGCCGGCGGCCGAAGCGATTGATCGCCGGGCCGAAGAAAGCGGCGAACAGGGGTACCGTCAGGCTGGAGACCACGATCAGCCAGATCGACGAGATGCCGCTGGCATAGCCCTCCCCGGTGAACCCCGCCAGCGAGGCCCCACCGATGGAGGCTCCGGTATAGGCGCCGAAGAACAGCCAGAAGCCCACCCCGCGGCCCATCAGCAGGAACTCGCCCCGGGACTCGATCTTCGAAAAGCGTGCTCCCAGCCAGCCGAAAAGCGCGAGCAGCAGCAGCACGCCGACCCAGGCGATGAGGGTCACCTGGTGCCGGTGGGCCGCGCCCAGGGGCTCGGCGGCCAGGGCGAAGAAAATGATGGGGGAGGTGGCGCCCATGGTCCCTCTTTCGTGTTGCAAATCTGCAAAAGTGTGGTAGGTTTGCCCTCTCATGTCAAGGCCTAATCACAACGGAAAGACCGGAGTGCCCCGGGCGCTGGCCACCCTGACCGATCGGCTCGCGGCTCACGCCGAGGGGGCCTGGGTGACCGATACCGCAGGTCGCACCTACCTCGATTTCGCCACCGGCATCGGCACCCTGGCCACCGGTCACCGGCATCCGAAGGTGCTCGCCGCCGTCCGGCGCCAGCTCGACCGGCTGGTGCACACCTGCTACTCCGTGATGCCCTACGAGTCCTACCAGGAGCTGGTCGGGCGGTTGATCGACTTGACTCCGGGCTCGTTCCCCAAGCGGGGGTTGCTGCTCAACTCGGGGGCGGAGGCGGTGGAGAACGCCCTGAAAATCGCGCGGGCCGCCACCGGGCGTCCGGCGGTGCTTTGTTTCGAGGGCGCCTTCCATGGCCGCACGCTGCTGGCCCTGGGGTTGACGAGCAAGACCTCCACCTACAAGCGCGGTTTCGGGCCCTACCCGGGGGAGATCTACCGGGTGCCCTATCCCTACTGCTACCGCTGTCCCGTGGGGCGGGAGCCGGCGACCTGCTCGGTGGACTGCCGGCGTCTGCTCGAAGAGGCCCTGGCGACCCACGTCGACGGCCGGGCCCTGGCGGCGGTGTTGATCGAGCCCCAACTCGGCGAAGGCGGGGGGGCGGTCGCGCCGTTCCCCTTCCTCCAGGCCATCCGGGAGTTGTGTGACCGGACCGGCGCGGTCATGGTGGTCGACGAGGTGCAGACCGGCTTCGGCCGCACAGGATCCCTCTTCGCCGTCGAGCAGGCCGGTGTCGAGCCGGACTTGATGGTGATGGCCAAGTCCCTCGCCTCGGGTTTTCCGATCTCGGCGGTGGTGGGGCGTGCGGAACTGTTCGACGGCATCCAGGTCGGGGGCCTGGGCGGCACCTATGGCGGCAATCCGGTTTCCTGCGCGGCGGCCCTGGCCACCCTGGAGGTGATCGTCGGCCAGCGGCTGCCCGAGCGGGCCCGCCGACTCGGCGCTGTCATGCGCCGCCGCATGCAACTCTGGCAGGAACGCTATCCCGAATACCTCGGCGACCTGCGGGGCCTGGGGGCCATGCTGGCCCTGGAAGTGGTGAGCGACAGGCAGACCCGCCGGCCGCTGCCCGCCCTGGCTCGGGCCTGGAGCCAGGCTTGCCTCGACGAGGGCCTGCTGCTGCTGACCGCCGGGGTGCATGGCAACGTGGTGCGGGTGCTGATCCCGCTGATCATCAGCGACGCCGATCTGAACGAGGGGCTCGAGCGCATGGAGCGCGCCCTGGAGACGGCCGTCGCCTCCCTGGCTCGGGTCGAGGAGACAACCTGATGCGTGCAACGACGCTGGGTCTTTGGACAACGCTGCTGTTCGTGGTGCCGGTGGCCGCCGCCGGGAGCGACGCGGCCGATGAGGTGCGGGTGCGCGTCCTGCCCTCCCGCGTGGATGCGGTGCTGGACCACACCGGCCCCTACACGGGGCTGGCCGATGCGTTCCTCGACCTTCTCGACTGGATCGAGGCCGGGCGCTGGATCCCCGTCGGTCGCGGTGTCGGCGTGTTTCACGACGATCCGACCCGGGTCCCGGCGCCCAAGCTGCGGGCCGAGGCCCGCATCCCGATCAACGTCTACGGCGGCTTCCTGCCCCGGCCGCCGCCGGGAGAAGTGGGGGCGCGCCTCGAGCGCACCGAACCGCTGCTCGTCGCCTCCGCCCTTCACGTGGGGCCCTACGACCGGGTCCTGCCGGTGATCGACCGCATCCTGGGCAGGCTACCGCGGCTGGGCCTGAAGGTGGCCGGCCCCGAAATGGAGCGCTATCTCAACGATCCCGCCGACACGCCCCCGGAGGCCCTCGAGACCGAGGTGCTCTTCCCGGTCGCGCCGCGCCGCAAGAAGGTGGACGTGGGCATCTACGCGGGATGGGGCGGATTTCCCCAAGGTGTCGAGGCGGCCTCCCTGTGCTTCACTGCCGCCGGCTTGAGCGTGCGACCGATCTCGGCGGCCGAGATCAACGACGGATCGTTTGCCCGGAAGATCCGCCTGCTCTACATGCCCGGAGGGTGGGCGGCCCACTACGTGCGCGACATCAAGGACGCAGGGGCCCGCCACATCGAGCGCTTCGTCCGCGAGGGGGGGGGCTACATCGGCATCTGCGCGGGCAGTTATTATGCGGCCCGGCAGATCTCTTGGAGCGGCAAGACGTGGTCCTACGACATCGACCTGTTTCCCGGTGTACCCAGCGGACCGATCCGCAAGATCGCTCCCTGGCCCTACTATGTCACCACCGGGGTGAAGCTCGATACCGGCCACCCGATCACCGCCGGCGGTCCGGCGCGCCGCGTCACTCTCTACTACGGCGGTCCGGTGCTCGAGCCCCGGGAGGGCAGCGGGGTGAAGGTGCTGGGTACCTTCGAGAAGACCGGGCAGCCGGCCATCGTCGCCTTCGAGAAGGGCAAGGGGAAGGTTTTTCTCAGTGCCGTCCACCTGGAGTTCGACCTGACCAGCGAGGTGGACAACACGCCCTGGCCGGAAAACGAAAAGGGCATCGAGGACGACCAGAGCGATTGGGAGATGCTGCAGCGGGCCGCACGCTGGATTCTTGGCGAGCTGCCGGATCGTTGAGCCGATGACCTGCGGCCGGTATGCCGCCGCCCTGGCGGCCCTCGAAAGGGACTGGTCCGGGCAGGTCGCTCTGCTGCAGGAGATGGTGCGTATCCCTTCCGTCGTCGGTGACGAGGGCAAGGTGCAGCGATGGGTTCGCGAGCGTTTCGCGGCGCTCGGTCTCGACGTGCAGGAGATTCTGCTCGGCGAGGAGCGCCTGGCGGCCCATCCCACGGCTTTCGACACGGGGTTTCCCGGCGCCGGACGCCCCAATTTCCGTGGCCGCTGGGCCGGCACGGGCGACGGGCCGTCCCTGGTGCTCAACGCCCACGTGGACGTGGTGCCCGTCGAGCCTGTCGACGCCTGGAGTGTGGATCCCTGGGGCGGCGAGATCCGCGGCGGCAGGCTCTACGGTCGGGGCGCGGCCGACATGAAAGGTGGTTGGATCGCGATCCATGCGGCCCTCGCCGCCTTGCGGGCGAGCGGCTACCGGCCGCCGGGCGATCTCTATTTCGAAAGCGTCGTCGAGGAAGAAGCCGGCGGCGTGCACGGCACGCTGGCCTGTCGCCTCGAACCGATTCCCGCCGACGGGATGATCATCACCGAGCCCCTGTGGACGCACGTCATCGTCGCCCATCCGGGCATTCTCTACTTTCGCCTGCGCGTGGAGGGGCGTTCGACCCATGCGGCCCTGGCCCAGCACGGGGTCAGCGCCCTGCTCGAAGCGCTGCCCATCGTCGCGGCCCTCGAAGCGCTCGACCGGAGCCGGGCCCGGGCCCACCGCCATCCGCTCTTCGAACGCCTGCCCGGCTGCCAGGGGCGCTCGGTGCATCTGAACCTGGGTGTGTGCCGTGCCGGCGACTGGCCTTCGACGGTGCCGGCCGAGGCCGTGATCGAGGCCCGGGTGTCCTACCTGCCCGGCGAAAGCGAGGCCGCCGTGCGGGACGAGATCCTCGAGACGGTGCGCGCCGCGGCCTCGACGCCCTGGCTGGTCGAGCATCCGCCGGAGGTGGAGTGGTTCGGTTGGCGGGGGCAACCCTGGCAACAAGATCCGGCCCATCGTCTCGTGGGCCTGTTGCAGCAGGCCGTGGGTGCCGAGCGGGGTTCCGTGCCGGAAGTGGCGGCCGACACCGCCGGCCTCGATGCCCGCTGGGCGGGCGAGTTCGGCATCCCCTGCGCTGTCTTCGGGCCCTATGGCGAGCAGATCCACGGCGTCGACGAGTGGGTCGATCTGGACAGCATACGGGTGGTCGCGCGGTCCCTGCTGCGCACCATCATCGACTGGCAGCACCCGCGCTGAGCGGCGACCGGCCGGCGGCTCTCAGGGACAGGTGGGCCCCACGCCGCGCTGACCCCAGCCGCCGTCACCGCAGCTGTTGCGGGCGCGTACCAACTGCCAGTTGCCGTTGCCGGGAAGGGGGTCGGCCACG
Protein-coding sequences here:
- a CDS encoding aspartate aminotransferase family protein, with translation MPRALATLTDRLAAHAEGAWVTDTAGRTYLDFATGIGTLATGHRHPKVLAAVRRQLDRLVHTCYSVMPYESYQELVGRLIDLTPGSFPKRGLLLNSGAEAVENALKIARAATGRPAVLCFEGAFHGRTLLALGLTSKTSTYKRGFGPYPGEIYRVPYPYCYRCPVGREPATCSVDCRRLLEEALATHVDGRALAAVLIEPQLGEGGGAVAPFPFLQAIRELCDRTGAVMVVDEVQTGFGRTGSLFAVEQAGVEPDLMVMAKSLASGFPISAVVGRAELFDGIQVGGLGGTYGGNPVSCAAALATLEVIVGQRLPERARRLGAVMRRRMQLWQERYPEYLGDLRGLGAMLALEVVSDRQTRRPLPALARAWSQACLDEGLLLLTAGVHGNVVRVLIPLIISDADLNEGLERMERALETAVASLARVEETT
- a CDS encoding BPL-N domain-containing protein yields the protein MRATTLGLWTTLLFVVPVAAAGSDAADEVRVRVLPSRVDAVLDHTGPYTGLADAFLDLLDWIEAGRWIPVGRGVGVFHDDPTRVPAPKLRAEARIPINVYGGFLPRPPPGEVGARLERTEPLLVASALHVGPYDRVLPVIDRILGRLPRLGLKVAGPEMERYLNDPADTPPEALETEVLFPVAPRRKKVDVGIYAGWGGFPQGVEAASLCFTAAGLSVRPISAAEINDGSFARKIRLLYMPGGWAAHYVRDIKDAGARHIERFVREGGGYIGICAGSYYAARQISWSGKTWSYDIDLFPGVPSGPIRKIAPWPYYVTTGVKLDTGHPITAGGPARRVTLYYGGPVLEPREGSGVKVLGTFEKTGQPAIVAFEKGKGKVFLSAVHLEFDLTSEVDNTPWPENEKGIEDDQSDWEMLQRAARWILGELPDR
- a CDS encoding ArgE/DapE family deacylase: MTCGRYAAALAALERDWSGQVALLQEMVRIPSVVGDEGKVQRWVRERFAALGLDVQEILLGEERLAAHPTAFDTGFPGAGRPNFRGRWAGTGDGPSLVLNAHVDVVPVEPVDAWSVDPWGGEIRGGRLYGRGAADMKGGWIAIHAALAALRASGYRPPGDLYFESVVEEEAGGVHGTLACRLEPIPADGMIITEPLWTHVIVAHPGILYFRLRVEGRSTHAALAQHGVSALLEALPIVAALEALDRSRARAHRHPLFERLPGCQGRSVHLNLGVCRAGDWPSTVPAEAVIEARVSYLPGESEAAVRDEILETVRAAASTPWLVEHPPEVEWFGWRGQPWQQDPAHRLVGLLQQAVGAERGSVPEVAADTAGLDARWAGEFGIPCAVFGPYGEQIHGVDEWVDLDSIRVVARSLLRTIIDWQHPR